The Tenacibaculum jejuense genome includes a window with the following:
- the mtaB gene encoding tRNA (N(6)-L-threonylcarbamoyladenosine(37)-C(2))-methylthiotransferase MtaB, with protein MNAEKKVAFYTLGCKLNFSETSTIARNFVNEGFERVEFEEKADIYVINTCSVTDNADKRFKTIVKSALKQNDEAFLIAVGCYAQLKPEELAAVDGVDLVLGATEKFNVTSYINDLTKNDVGEVHSCEIEDADFYVGSYSIGDRTRAFLKVQDGCDYKCTYCTIPLARGISRSDTLENVLKNAKEISERGIKEIVLTGVNIGDYGKGEFGNKKHEHTFLELVQALDKVEGIHRLRISSIEPNLLKDETIEFVSKSDTFVPHFHIPLQSGSDELLKKMKRRYLRKVYTNRVAKIREVMPHACIGVDVIVGFPGETDELFLETYNYLSELEISYLHVFTYSERANTEAVEMDGVVPKNVRAKRSKMLRGLSVKKRRAFYESQIGNTLSVLFEGENKEGYIHGFTENYVKVKAPWNPELVNTIHNVKLTKIDEDGLVRFDFVDTEVIH; from the coding sequence ATGAATGCGGAAAAAAAAGTAGCTTTTTACACATTAGGTTGTAAACTAAATTTCTCTGAAACTTCTACTATCGCTAGAAACTTTGTTAACGAAGGTTTTGAACGCGTTGAATTTGAAGAAAAAGCTGATATATATGTAATTAACACTTGCTCTGTAACAGATAATGCAGACAAGCGATTTAAGACAATTGTTAAGTCTGCACTTAAACAAAATGACGAAGCTTTTTTAATTGCTGTAGGTTGTTATGCGCAATTAAAGCCTGAAGAATTAGCAGCTGTAGATGGTGTTGACCTAGTTTTGGGTGCTACTGAAAAATTTAATGTAACTAGTTACATCAATGATTTAACAAAAAATGATGTCGGAGAAGTTCATTCATGTGAAATAGAAGATGCTGATTTTTATGTTGGTTCTTATTCAATTGGAGACAGAACTCGTGCTTTCTTAAAAGTACAAGACGGATGTGATTATAAGTGTACTTATTGTACCATTCCCTTAGCTAGAGGAATTTCTAGAAGCGATACTTTAGAAAACGTTTTAAAAAATGCTAAAGAAATTTCTGAAAGAGGAATTAAAGAAATTGTACTTACTGGAGTAAATATTGGTGACTACGGTAAGGGAGAATTCGGAAATAAAAAACACGAACACACATTTTTAGAATTAGTTCAAGCATTAGATAAAGTTGAAGGAATTCACAGATTACGCATTTCATCAATCGAACCAAACCTATTGAAAGATGAAACAATAGAATTTGTTTCTAAATCAGATACTTTTGTACCTCACTTTCATATTCCTTTACAATCTGGTAGTGATGAATTACTAAAGAAAATGAAACGTCGTTACTTACGTAAAGTATACACCAATCGTGTTGCTAAAATACGTGAAGTAATGCCACATGCTTGTATTGGTGTAGATGTAATTGTTGGTTTTCCTGGAGAAACTGATGAACTTTTCTTAGAAACATATAATTATTTATCTGAATTAGAAATTTCTTATTTACACGTATTTACCTATTCTGAAAGAGCGAATACAGAAGCTGTTGAAATGGATGGTGTAGTGCCAAAAAATGTTAGAGCCAAACGTAGTAAAATGTTACGTGGACTTTCTGTAAAAAAACGTAGAGCTTTCTACGAGAGTCAGATAGGGAATACATTATCTGTTTTATTCGAAGGTGAAAACAAAGAAGGATACATTCATGGTTTTACTGAAAACTATGTGAAAGTAAAAGCACCTTGGAACCCTGAATTAGTTAATACTATTCATAATGTAAAGCTAACGAAAATTGATGAAGACGGATTAGTTCGTTTTGATTTTGTTGATACGGAAGTTATTCATTAA
- a CDS encoding ABC transporter substrate-binding protein — translation MVLRNSFILLLCVFLGSCKNESSKFKDDQVFRYNEHSNISSLDPAFAKDQPNIWGVHQLFNGLVQLNDSLKVKPDIAKSWTITEDGLTYTFILRNDVYFHKHKLFGDRKTRKVVAKDFEYSFRRLLDEKVASPGRWVLQHVDNLKAINDSIFKIELKQPFPPFLGLLSMKYCSVVPEEAIDFFKNDFRSNPIGTGPFQFKLWVENTKLVLRKNEKYFEKDKEGNSLPYLEAVAVTFLPDKQNEFLQFIQGNIDFMKSLDASYKDEILATDGTLQEKYKAKVNMQKGAYLNTEYLGVYMDVADEYPTKSRLIRKAINYGFDRVKMMKFLRNNIGEPAIHGFIPKGLPSFSGIKGYTYQPEKAKQLVNDFKKSTGKKEVIITITTNSNYLDLCEFIQRELQNIGLDVKVEVILPSTLRQGKANGKLPIFRASWIADYPDAENYLSLFYSKNFTPNGPNYTHFKNQAFDSLYQLAIKETNTIHRYRLYQEMDSIIIKESPVIPLYYDEVIRFSRKNVKNLGINPIDLLSLKQVRKE, via the coding sequence ATGGTTTTGAGAAATAGTTTTATACTATTATTATGTGTGTTTTTAGGATCTTGTAAGAATGAATCTTCTAAGTTTAAAGATGATCAAGTATTTCGTTATAATGAGCATTCTAATATTTCTTCTTTAGATCCGGCTTTTGCAAAAGATCAGCCTAATATATGGGGAGTTCATCAGTTATTTAATGGTTTAGTGCAATTAAATGATAGTTTAAAAGTAAAACCAGACATAGCAAAGAGTTGGACTATAACTGAAGATGGATTAACGTATACATTTATATTACGAAACGATGTTTATTTTCATAAACATAAACTTTTTGGTGATCGTAAAACAAGAAAAGTAGTAGCTAAAGATTTTGAGTATTCATTTCGTAGATTATTAGATGAAAAAGTTGCTTCTCCAGGTAGATGGGTTTTACAACATGTAGATAATTTAAAAGCAATAAATGATTCCATATTTAAAATAGAATTAAAACAACCTTTCCCACCTTTTTTAGGTTTGTTAAGTATGAAGTATTGCTCAGTAGTTCCTGAGGAAGCTATAGATTTTTTTAAAAATGATTTTAGGTCAAATCCTATAGGAACAGGACCTTTTCAATTCAAATTATGGGTAGAAAATACCAAGTTAGTTTTAAGAAAAAACGAAAAATATTTTGAAAAAGATAAAGAAGGAAATTCTTTGCCGTATTTAGAAGCAGTAGCTGTTACTTTTTTACCTGATAAACAAAATGAGTTTTTACAGTTTATTCAAGGGAATATTGACTTTATGAAAAGTTTAGATGCTTCTTATAAAGATGAAATTTTAGCTACAGATGGTACTTTACAAGAAAAATATAAAGCTAAAGTAAATATGCAAAAAGGGGCATATTTAAATACAGAGTATTTAGGAGTTTACATGGATGTAGCAGATGAGTATCCCACAAAATCAAGGTTAATTAGAAAAGCAATTAATTATGGTTTTGATAGAGTAAAAATGATGAAATTTTTACGTAATAATATTGGGGAACCAGCTATTCATGGTTTTATTCCTAAAGGATTACCATCGTTTTCAGGAATTAAAGGTTATACATATCAACCTGAAAAAGCGAAACAACTTGTAAATGATTTTAAAAAGTCTACAGGGAAAAAAGAAGTAATAATAACAATTACTACAAATAGTAATTATTTAGATTTATGTGAATTCATTCAACGAGAATTACAAAATATAGGTTTAGATGTTAAAGTAGAAGTGATTTTACCGTCTACTTTACGACAAGGAAAAGCCAATGGTAAACTTCCTATATTTAGAGCTAGTTGGATAGCAGATTATCCTGATGCAGAAAACTATTTATCACTGTTCTACAGTAAAAATTTCACTCCTAATGGACCAAATTATACACATTTTAAAAATCAGGCATTTGATTCTTTGTATCAATTAGCAATCAAAGAAACGAATACTATTCATCGCTATCGTTTATATCAAGAAATGGATAGCATTATAATTAAAGAATCACCAGTGATACCATTATATTATGATGAGGTAATTCGGTTTTCAAGAAAGAATGTGAAAAATTTAGGTATAAACCCAATTGATTTATTGAGTTTAAAACAGGTGAGAAAAGAATAA
- a CDS encoding lytic transglycosylase domain-containing protein, whose protein sequence is MQVKLLRIFYVLSFLSISFLLLNLSNAKTNNTKQIESLKDSTIVKTEKNVSHLYEVKAIKLPKKMEFAGEAVPLDQLDIQERLDRELLVNTYWQSNGLLLMKRANKFFPLLEPLLKKHGLPDDFKYLCVAESALIQVPSYKGAAGYWHFMPRTGKEYGLEVNSNVDERYNLELSTKVAAEYLKKAKNKFGSWTLAAAAYNAGSGRISTRLKEQKVTSYYDLLLNPETGRYVFRILALKEIMSNPKKYGFLFDQEDLYTFPEVKEILVDYPIPDLADFAKQYNITYKELKLVNPWLRETKLNNNSKKEYIIKIPTR, encoded by the coding sequence ATGCAGGTAAAATTATTACGCATCTTTTACGTCCTTTCTTTTTTAAGTATTTCTTTTTTACTATTAAATTTAAGCAATGCTAAAACAAATAATACCAAACAAATTGAATCATTAAAAGATTCAACAATAGTAAAAACAGAAAAAAACGTTAGTCATCTTTATGAAGTGAAAGCTATCAAACTTCCTAAAAAAATGGAATTTGCAGGTGAAGCTGTACCTTTAGATCAACTCGACATACAGGAACGTTTAGATCGTGAATTGTTAGTTAACACATATTGGCAATCTAATGGTCTTCTATTAATGAAAAGAGCTAATAAATTTTTTCCTTTACTTGAACCATTACTCAAAAAACATGGTTTACCTGACGATTTTAAATATTTATGCGTTGCTGAAAGTGCTTTAATTCAAGTTCCCTCATACAAAGGAGCCGCTGGTTACTGGCATTTTATGCCTAGAACTGGAAAAGAATATGGACTCGAAGTAAACAGCAATGTAGATGAGCGTTATAATTTAGAATTATCTACAAAAGTTGCTGCTGAATATTTAAAGAAAGCTAAAAATAAATTTGGTAGTTGGACATTAGCCGCAGCAGCTTATAATGCTGGGAGTGGTAGAATTTCAACCCGTTTGAAAGAACAAAAAGTAACAAGTTATTATGATCTTTTATTAAACCCTGAAACTGGGAGATATGTTTTTAGAATCCTTGCTTTAAAAGAAATCATGTCTAACCCAAAAAAATATGGTTTTTTATTCGATCAAGAAGATTTGTACACTTTTCCTGAAGTAAAAGAAATATTGGTCGACTACCCTATTCCTGATTTAGCTGACTTTGCTAAACAATATAATATTACTTATAAAGAATTAAAATTAGTGAATCCTTGGTTAAGAGAAACTAAATTAAACAACAATAGTAAAAAGGAATATATAATTAAGATTCCAACTCGTTAA
- a CDS encoding GNAT family N-acetyltransferase produces MIFETERLEVRYLKLEDIEGYYKLQSDPLVLKYATGEVDTYEGVQQNLKEVIAKYTLPNNDFWIYAIEDKKTKNFLGTVALVKDEQNEDEIGYRFIREYWGNGFGYEICEGLIVYAKQIKMTKLIGNVVNENIASAKILEKLNFKPVHQFVSKDIGLPETKYELKL; encoded by the coding sequence ATGATTTTTGAAACTGAAAGACTAGAAGTTAGATATCTAAAATTAGAAGATATAGAAGGATATTATAAATTACAAAGTGATCCTTTAGTTTTAAAATATGCTACAGGAGAAGTTGATACTTATGAAGGTGTTCAGCAGAATTTAAAAGAAGTAATAGCTAAATATACATTGCCGAATAATGATTTTTGGATTTATGCAATTGAAGATAAAAAAACTAAGAATTTTTTAGGAACAGTTGCGCTAGTTAAAGATGAACAAAATGAAGATGAAATAGGATATCGATTTATTAGAGAGTATTGGGGGAATGGATTTGGATATGAAATTTGTGAAGGATTAATAGTATATGCTAAACAAATAAAAATGACAAAGCTGATTGGTAATGTTGTAAATGAAAACATAGCCTCAGCCAAAATTTTAGAAAAATTAAATTTTAAACCAGTGCATCAATTTGTTAGTAAAGACATTGGCTTACCTGAAACTAAATACGAATTAAAATTATGA
- a CDS encoding alpha/beta hydrolase family protein: protein MEKTHLYFVPGLAANTKIFEYLDLPKENFETHFLEWILPLSVEETIESYAKRMCESIKHDNPILVGVSFGGVMVQEMSKQKDCKKVIIISSMKSNKELPTRLKLAQKTKAYKLFPTKIVENIEDYEHLFFGDYLKKRAELYKMYLSIRNADYLEWAIHNVLNWQQDYELEDIVHIHGNKDEVFPIKHIKNAIEVDNGTHIMILNKAKTISKILAEKCEY from the coding sequence ATGGAAAAAACTCATTTGTATTTCGTTCCAGGTTTAGCTGCAAACACGAAAATATTTGAGTACTTAGATTTACCGAAAGAAAATTTTGAAACCCATTTTTTGGAATGGATTTTGCCTTTATCTGTTGAAGAAACCATAGAGAGTTATGCTAAACGCATGTGCGAATCTATAAAGCATGATAACCCAATTTTGGTAGGCGTTTCTTTTGGAGGAGTTATGGTACAAGAAATGAGCAAACAAAAAGACTGTAAAAAGGTGATTATTATTTCTAGTATGAAAAGTAATAAAGAATTACCAACCAGATTAAAACTTGCTCAAAAAACTAAGGCTTACAAATTGTTTCCGACTAAAATAGTCGAAAACATTGAAGATTATGAACATCTGTTCTTTGGAGATTATTTAAAGAAAAGAGCAGAATTATATAAAATGTATTTATCAATCCGTAATGCAGATTATTTGGAGTGGGCAATTCATAATGTTTTGAATTGGCAGCAAGATTACGAACTAGAAGACATTGTTCATATTCATGGAAATAAAGATGAAGTATTTCCAATTAAACATATTAAAAACGCTATAGAAGTGGATAATGGTACTCACATTATGATTTTAAATAAAGCTAAAACTATTTCTAAAATTTTGGCTGAAAAATGCGAGTATTAA
- a CDS encoding DUF6438 domain-containing protein — protein sequence MKIFFLSVFLFALSCGAPKGDTNKTESNSEKETHEVAPPSVDKKEIEVNLYNRQLVLVLNDPKREDKTKEFLKNSGVQWKKKVFDNGTSKIAVVEIPNDKYDFWLNALGNSSEFKTVKVNAENVVEDLIKKEENTLLSMRKTGCFGDCPTYDITIDKQGIVSYNGKQYVLQKGKKEFQLTEKELETINNKLNKKKFSSFNDVYDNPKIMDLASTHILHDGKQVTIRLWNDDVPDELIDLHEYIEGILLKKKFFE from the coding sequence ATGAAAATATTTTTTCTATCTGTTTTTTTATTCGCTTTAAGTTGTGGCGCTCCGAAAGGAGATACCAATAAAACTGAATCGAATTCAGAAAAAGAGACTCACGAAGTAGCTCCACCTAGCGTTGATAAAAAAGAAATCGAAGTAAATCTTTACAATAGACAATTAGTGTTGGTTCTAAATGATCCTAAACGAGAAGATAAAACTAAGGAGTTCTTAAAAAATAGTGGTGTTCAATGGAAAAAGAAGGTTTTTGATAATGGAACGTCAAAAATTGCAGTTGTTGAAATACCAAATGACAAATATGATTTTTGGTTAAATGCTCTTGGAAATTCTAGTGAATTTAAAACGGTAAAAGTAAATGCTGAAAATGTAGTTGAAGATCTTATCAAAAAAGAAGAAAACACTTTGTTATCTATGAGAAAAACTGGGTGTTTTGGAGACTGTCCTACCTACGATATTACTATTGACAAACAAGGTATTGTTTCATATAATGGGAAACAATATGTATTACAAAAAGGTAAAAAAGAATTCCAACTAACTGAAAAAGAATTAGAAACAATAAATAACAAATTAAACAAAAAGAAATTTTCTTCTTTTAATGATGTTTACGATAATCCTAAAATAATGGATTTGGCTTCAACTCATATTTTACATGATGGTAAACAAGTTACAATTCGATTATGGAACGATGATGTTCCTGACGAATTAATTGACTTACATGAATATATAGAAGGTATTTTATTAAAAAAGAAATTCTTTGAATAA
- a CDS encoding antibiotic biosynthesis monooxygenase family protein has protein sequence MIAKIFTAPYYAVIFTTILTDNIEGYQEMAEKMDNLAKEQEGYLGIESARSEIGITVSYWKSLEAISKWKNNVEHTYAREMGRQKWYQQYQLRICKVEREYGFEK, from the coding sequence ATGATAGCGAAAATTTTCACAGCACCATATTACGCAGTAATATTCACAACAATATTAACTGATAATATAGAAGGATATCAAGAAATGGCAGAGAAGATGGATAATTTAGCTAAAGAACAAGAAGGGTATTTAGGTATAGAATCTGCCCGAAGTGAAATTGGTATTACAGTGTCGTATTGGAAAAGTTTAGAAGCTATATCTAAATGGAAAAATAATGTAGAACATACATATGCTAGGGAAATGGGACGACAAAAATGGTATCAACAATACCAATTACGAATATGTAAAGTAGAACGAGAATATGGTTTTGAGAAATAG